Proteins found in one Anopheles aquasalis chromosome 3, idAnoAquaMG_Q_19, whole genome shotgun sequence genomic segment:
- the LOC126577959 gene encoding 1-phosphatidylinositol 4,5-bisphosphate phosphodiesterase gamma-1 produces MSFSFGSSAMATAASGSSCSLAALGEMEQIICQLERGTLIQKFYPRKRPEKKTLMLRRETRQIIWSSVQTNGRSNYEGSLELRDVKEVRPGKKSKDFEKWPEEAKKSETRKCFVVLHGNDFKLRTVSIVAFSEKEADMWLKGLKYLIADTITAPYWLQIERWLRREFYLMETNGTASVKDIRSFLPKINCKISTAKLNEVFHEVDTRRRSELAFDDFTRLYQRLILSPAALPEYFDGVRLAPYSQNGQTVTLQEFCRFLTKEQRERRDVAAAGGVGDDGRPTGEEHSEETVAKFISDYIQDPARDVREPYLRLHEFIDFLFSRQNEIWDRRCDTVYQDMTRPLACYWISSSHNTYLMGDQFSSESSVEAYARALRMGCRCIELDCWDGPDNMPLIFHGHTFTTRIKFLDVIRTIKEHAFVTSEYPLILSIEQNCSLTQQRRMAQAMQEVFGDLLLTQPIDKNESELPSPQQLRRKIILKHKKLPENGAGMLVVDETGKESAIMMRTGGLGGANDEGELDIRNTVKNGILYLEDPVDKGWNAHFFVLTQHKLFYTDSQRPDRDSEGREDEREENGFTAGRARDSAVVSNDELHFGENWFHGKLSGGREEAEKLLQQFSHLGDGTFLVRESVTFVGDYCLSFWRQGKPNHCRIKLKQDKGVTKYYLLENALFDSLYSLIMHYRQNALRSAEFYITLKEPVPQPNKHETKEWYHQSTTREQSEIVLNQVPQDGAFLVRPSEKGPKAFVISFRAHGKFKHCRIRVEGRLYEMGGMEFESLVDLVNFYIKHPLYRKVTLTYPIPREMIRRINTMDVPEESGAYGYMDPAMVANENVTVKALYDYKAQRDDELSFCKHAIISNVVKKGTDWWTGDYGGKRQHYFPANYVQELSATDDGTLVDDAAANEPLMLGSLQKGSLDVHGAVVELAYGTHPDIERILRIQNPTMQNVFEVGVQTKELALEWMNAIKEAAQNASVLENERRKMERNSRVAKEMSDLIIYCRSVPFKHHPATWMFYEMSSFPETKAEKYFLQPETRPLFVRYHLKHLSRVYPKGQRLDSSNYHPTALWNCGSQMIALNFQTPDKPMQLNQAKFRDNGGCGYLLKPEFMLREEFDPTDPNTLVDVNEVIVNVRIIGGRNLCKVSRNVTSPLVEVEVLGAAFDAGVKHRTRAIADNGLNPIWNEICEFRISNPHFAMLRFEVQDEDMFGEPNFIGQAVFPLFAIRTGYRSVPLRNKYSEELELATLLVHTSIRQLRTE; encoded by the exons ATGAGCTTCAGCTTCGGATcctcggcgatggcgacggcggccagcggcagcagctgcagcctgGCCGCACTCGGTGAGATGGAACAGATCATCTGCCAGCTGGAACGCGGTACGCTGATACAAAAGTTCTATCCCCGGAAGCGGCCCGAGAAGAAAACGCTTATGCTACGCCGTGAAACGCGCCAG ATCATCTGGTCCTCGGTGCAGACCAACGGGCGAAGCAACTACGAAGGGTCACTGGAGTTGCGCGACGTGAAGGAAGTGAGACCCGGCAAAAAGTCGAAAGATTTCGAAAAGTGGCCCGAAGAGGCGAAGAAAAGTGAGACGCGCAAATGCTTCGTCGTGCTGCACGGGAATGACTTTAAACTGCGCACCGTTTCGATTGTCG CATTCTCCGAGAAGGAGGCCGATATGTGGCTGAAAGGACTGAAGTATCTCATCGCCGATACCATCACGGCACCGTACTGGCTACAGATCGAACGGTGGCTTCGGCGAGAGTTCTACCTTATGGAAACCAACGGTACGGCGAGCGTGAAAGACATACGCTCGTTTCTGCCGAAAATCAATTGCAAAATATCGACCGCCAAGTTGAACGAAGTGTTCCACGAGGTGGACACCAGGCGACGGAGCGAGCTTGCGTTCGATGATTTTACGCGACTCTACCAACGGTTGATCCTGTCGCCGGCCGCACTGCCGGAGTACTTTGACGGTGTACGGCTTGCACCGTACAGccaaaatggccaaacggTAACGCTGCAAGAGTTTTGCCGGTTTCTAACCAAAGAGCAACGCGAGAGGCGTGATgttgccgccgccggtggcgttggtgatgatggtcggcCAACCGGCGAGGAACACAGTGAGGAGACGGTGGCGAAATTTATCAGCGATTACATTCAAGACCCGGCACGTGACGTGCGCGAACCTTATCTACGATTGCACGAG tttattgattttctgttCTCGCGGCAAAATGAAATTTGGGACCGGCGGTGCGATACCGTGTACCAGGATATGACGCGTCCCCTGGCATGCTACTGGATATCTTCTTCGCACAACACCTACCTGATGGGGGACCAGTTTTCCAGTGAATCATCGGTCGAAGCGTACGCCCGGGCCCTCCGTATGGGGTGCCGTTGTATCGAGCTCGACTGCTGGGATGGACCGGACAATATGCCGCTCATCTTCCATGGTCATACCTTCACGACACGCATCAAGTTCCTGGACGTGATACGGACGATCAAGGAGCATGCGTTCGTGACATCCGAGTATCCGCTCATCCTTTCGATTGAGCAAAACTGTTCGCTCACCCAACAACGCCGGATGGCTCAGGCCATGCAGGAGGTGTTCGGTGATCTGCTACTAACGCAGCCGATCGACAAGAACGAATCGGAACTTCCTTCACCCCAGCAGCTTCGTCGGAAGATCATATTGAAGCACAAAAAGCTGCCAGAAAATGGGGCCGGTATGCTGGTGGTAGACGAGACCGGCAAGGAATCGGCCATTATGATGCGAACAGGTGGCCTGGGGGGTGCGAACGATGAAGGTGAGCTCGACATACGCAATACGGTCAAGAACGGTATCCTGTACCTGGAGGACCCGGTCGATAAGGGCTGGAACGCACACTTTTTCGTGCTGACACAGCACAAACTGTTCTACACCGATAGTCAACG GCCCGATCGTGATAGCGAGGGACGGGAAGATGAACGGGAAGAGAACGGGTTTACGGCCGGTCGAGCACGTGACAGTGCGGTTGTGTCGAACGATGAGCTGCACTTTGGCGAAAATTGGTTCCACGGCAAACTGAGCGGTGGTCGCGAGGAAGCCGAGAAGCTACTCCAACagttttcgcaccttggcgaTGGTACGTTTCTGGTGCGCGAAAGTGTCACCTTCGTCGGGGACTATTGTTTGTCGTTCTGGCGCCAAGGGAAACCGAACCATTGCCGCATCAAGCTGAAGCAGGACAAGGGCGTTACGAAGTACTATCTGCTGGAGAACGCACTGTTCGACAGCTTGTACAGCTTGATCATGCATTATCGGCAGAATGCGTTGCGTAGTGCC GAGTTCTACATAACGCTCAAGGAGCCGGTGCCTCAGCCGAACAAGCACGAAACGAAGGAATGGTACCATCAGTCAACCACGCGCGAACAATCGGAAATCGTGCTAAATCAGGTACCACAGGATGGTGCGTTTTTGGTGCGCCCTAGCGAGAAGGGACCGAAAGCGTTCGTTATTTCGTTCCG gGCACACGGCAAGTTCAAACACTGTCGGATACGGGTGGAAGGCCGGTTGTACGAAATGGGTGGCATGGAGTTTGAAAGTCTGGTCGATTTGGTCAATTTCTACATCAAGCATCCGCTGTATCGTAAGGTAACGCTGACCTATCCCATCCCGCGCGAAATGATACGCCGCATCAACACGATGGAC GTACCGGAGGAGAGTGGCGCCTATGGTTACATGGatccggcgatggtggcgaatGAAAACGTGACCGTCAAGGCACTCTACGATTACAAGGCACAGCGTGACGATGAGCTGTCGTTCTGCAAgcacgccatcatcagcaatgtGGTGAAGAAGGGCACGGACTGGTGGACGGGGGATTACGGTGGCAAACGGCAGCACTACTTTCCGGCCAACTACGTCCAGGAGCTAAGCGCTACCGACGATGGTACGCTCGTGGATGACGCAGCCGCGAACGAACCACTGATGCTGGGCAGCTTACAGAAGGGTTCACTCGATGTGCACGGTGCGGTAGTGGAGCTAGCCTACGGTACCCATCCGGACATCGAGCGAATTCTGCGCATCCAGAATCCCACCATGCAGAACGTGTTCGAGGTGGGCGTACAGACGAAGGAGCTGGCGCTCGAGTGGATGAACGCCATCAAGGAGGCGGCCCAGAACGCGAGCGTACTCGAGAACGAACGGCGCAAGATGGAGCGTAATTCGCGCGTTGCCAAAGAAATGTCCGATCTCATCATCTACTGTCGCAGCGTCCCATTCAAGCACCACCCGGCGACCTGGATGTTCTACGAGATGTCCAGCTTTCCGGAAACGAAAGCTGAGAAGTACTTTCTGCAGCCGGAAACGCGGCCACTGTTCGTACGCTACCACCTGAAGCACCTGAGCCGGGTGTACCCGAAGGGACAGCGGCTCGATTCGTCGAACTATCACCCGACCGCGCTCTGGAACTGTGGGTCGCAGATGATTGCACTGAACTTCCAAACACCGGACAAACCGATGCAACTGAATCAGGCCAAGTTTCGCGATAACGGTGGCTGCGGTTATCTGCTGAAGCCAGAATTTATGTTGCGGGAAGAGTTCGACCCGACCGATCCGAACACACTGGTTGACGTTAATGAGGTGATCGTGAACGTGCGCATCATTGGTGGCCGCAACCTATGCAAGGTGAGCCGCAATGTTACTAGCCCGTTGGTGGAGGTCGAAGTGCTTGGTGCGGCGTTCGATGCCGGTGTTAAACATCGTACACGAGCCATCG CTGATAATGGATTGAATCCGATCTGGAACGAAATCTGCGAGTTTCGGATATCGAATCCCCATTTTGCGATGTTGCGGTTCGAGGTGCAGGACGAGGATATGTTTGGTGAGCCGAATTTTATCGGCCAGGCCGTTTTCCCACTCTTTGCCATTCGCACCGGCTACCGTAGTGTACCGTTGCGCAACAAGTACAGCGAAGAGCTCGAGCTAGCCACGTTGCTGGTCCACACCAGCATTCGACAACTGCGGACGGAATGA
- the LOC126577967 gene encoding probable ATP-dependent RNA helicase DDX56, with protein MENPEQELNFHELELDDRLLKDIARLGWISPTLVQEKAIPFLLQGKDVLIRARTGSGKTAAFAIPIIQSVLSRKGESAVRETSVLVMAPSQDLCHQIAKVFTELTSSCGPLVRVVDLSSKEDRATYRHLLADRPDIVVSTPGRLRTVLTDGTLNVRESLRCVTIDEADLMFSFGFEKDLREVLKHFPPVHQSVLCSATLEEDVVSLKKLILHNPVVLKLEEPDLAIGDQLTHYQIEADEMDKAVVLYTILKLKLIQGKCIIFVKSVERCYRLKLFLEQFSIRSCILNSELPIKIRCHTVDQFNQGVYDTIIASDELMAVNPERVVKKKVKKPSTKQLLQQNSEAESSVSRGIDFQCVSCVVNFDFPSDINSYIHRAGRTARGKNNGSVLSFVSIDELERKREVEEFLQGLAGDDGFTMKNFQFNFDEVEAFRYRAKDAWRAITKLSIREARIKELKAEMFNSEKLKSFFEENPRDLQTLRHDRTLHTVHVQEHLGDVPEYLVPPSLRSIVAFNNSKRHKKSSDKRHGKANKRSSKAENPLLMDGMDYGKKRRV; from the exons ATGGAAAATCCGGAGCAAGAACTGAATTTCCACGAGCTCGAGTTGGACGATAGGCTGCTGAAG GACATCGCTCGCCTGGGATGGATTTCACCGACGCTGGTGCAGGAGAAGGCTATCCCGTTCCTGCTGCAGGGCAAGGACGTGCTGATTCGAGCGCGAACCGGTTCAGGAAAGACGGCCGCTTTTGCTATCCCGATCATACAGAGTGTGCTGAGCCGGAAAGGTGAATCGGCGGTACGGGAAACATCCGTCCTCGTGATGGCCCCAAGCCAGGACCTTTGCCATCAGATCGCGAAAGTGTTCACCGAGCTAACGTCGTCATGTGGGCCGTTGGTACGTGTCGTTGATCTTTCCTCGAAAGAAGATCGGGCCACCTACCGGCATCTGTTAGCGGATCGGCCCGATATCGTAGTGTCCACGCCTGGTCGATTACGTACCGTGCTGACCGATGGCACTCTGAACGTGCGCGAGAGCCTACGATGCGTCACGATCGATGAGGCGGATCTGATGTTCTCTTTCGGATTCGAGAAGGATTTGCGGGAAGTGTTGAAGCACTTCCCACCAGTGCACCAGTCTGTGCTCTGTTCGGCCACGCTGGAGGAGGACGTGGTGTCATTGAAGAAGCTGATTCTTCACAATCCAGTTGTTCTGAAGCTGGAAGAGCCCGATCTGGCCATCGGTGACCAGCTGACGCATTATCAAATCGAAGCGGACGAGATGGATAAGGCCGTTGTCCTTTACACGATTTTGAAGCTGAAATTGATCCAAGGAAAGTGCATCATTTTCGTCAAGTCTGTTGAACGGTGCTACAG ATTAAAATTGTTTCTGGAACAGTTCAGTATACGTTCGTGCATCCTGAACTCCGAGCTACCCATCAAAATCCGCTGTCACACCGTCGATCAGTTCAATCAG GGCGTATACGACACGATAATTGCTTCGGATGAGTTGATGGCCGTCAATCCAGAGCgagtggtgaagaagaaggtgaaaaaaCCCTCTACCAAACAGCTGCTCCAACAAAACTCCGAGGCCGAATCCAGCGTTTCGCGTGGCATCGACTTCCAGTGTGTGTCATGCGTGGTGAACTTTGATTTCCCCAGCGACATCAACTCGTACATTCACCGGGCGGGACGAACGGCTCGCGGGAAAAACAACGGCAGCGTCCTATCGTTCGTGTCCATCGATGAGCTGGAGCGCAAACGGGAGGTGGAAGAGTTCCTGCAGGGGCTCGCTGGTGACGATGGGTTTACTATGAA GAATTTCCAATTCAACTTCGACGAAGTGGAAGCGTTTCGGTACCGAGCAAAGGATGCCTGGCGTGCAATCACAAAACTGTCCATCCGGGAAGCGCGTATCAAGGAGCTGAAGGCGGAAATGTTTAACTCGGAAAAGTTGAAATCCTTCTTCGAGGAAAATCCACGCGATTTGCAAACGTTGAGACACGATCGGACATTGCACACGGTTCACGTACAGGAACACCTGGGAGATGTACCGGAGTATCTCGTTCCACCGTCgctccgatcgatcgtagcTTTTAACAACAGCAAGCGGCATAAGAAATCGTCCGATAAACGACACGGCaaggcaaacaaacgatcCTCCAAAGCGGAAAATCCGCtgctgatggatggaatggattaCGGCAAGAAGCGGCGAGTTTAG
- the LOC126577981 gene encoding 39S ribosomal protein L14, mitochondrial, translating to MIISSFLQLLPFRSAARTIHTTAACSEIRKMARLRVVDNSEIGKRAMAEGRPPKCIHVYNKRGVGMVGDKVLVAIKGQKKKGILVGCRQFQKPKVPKFDTNNLVLIDDNGTPLGTRIHVPIPTMLRTILKEKTQAKGADYTKLLAIATRFI from the coding sequence ATGATCATCAGCTCCTTCCTGCAACTGCTGCCCTTCCGCAGCGCGGCGCGCACCATACACACAACGGCCGCCTGCAGTGAAATCCGCAAAATGGCCCGGCTTCGAGTGGTGGACAACAGCGAAATCGGGAAACGTGCGATGGCAGAAGGACGACCGCCAAAGTGCATTCACGTGTACAACAAGCGGGGTGTTGGGATGGTCGGTGATAAAGTGCTCGTGGCCATCAAagggcagaagaagaagggaattCTGGTGGGATGTCGCCAGTTTCAGAAACCGAAAGTACCCAAGTTCGACACAAACAACCTGGTGCTGATCGACGACAACGGAACACCGCTCGGCACGCGGATTCACGTCCCGATACCGACAATGTTACGCACGAttttaaaggaaaaaacaCAGGCCAAGGGAGCCGATTACACCAAGTTACTAGCCATAGCGACAAGATTTATTTAA
- the LOC126577962 gene encoding putative pre-mRNA-splicing factor ATP-dependent RNA helicase PRP1 has product MSKRRIEVMDPFIKKRREEKAAAEASAGASSSKQDSSGAGSSGAGSSSALAKVPAAAGEGGGKNPLNGMPYSQNYYNLYKKRITLPVFEYKTDFMRLLSEHQCIVLVGETGSGKTTQIPQWCVEFALKSSSKGVACTQPRRVAAMSVAQRVSEEMDVMLGQEVGYSIRFEDCSSPRTLLKYMTDGMLLREGMSDPMLEAYQVILLDEAHERTLATDLLMGVLKEVIRQRKDLKLVVMSATLDAGKFQQYFDNAPLMNVPGRTHPVEIFYTPEPERDYLEAAIRTVIQIHMCEEIEGDILMFLTGQEEIEEACKRVKREIDNLGPDVGELKCIPLYSTLPPHMQQKIFESAPPKRANGAIGRKVVISTNIAETSLTIDGVVFVIDPGFSKQKVYNPRIRVESLLVSPISKASAQQRAGRAGRTRPGKCFRLYTEKAYKTEMQDNTYPEILRSNLGTVVLQLKKLGIDDLVHFDFMDPPAPETLMRALELLNYLAALDDDGNLTDLGAVMAEFPLDPQLAKMLIASCQHNCSNEILSITAMLSVPQCFVRPNEMKKAADDAKMRFAHVDGDHLTLLNVYHAFKQNNEDQAWCYDNFINYRSLKSADNVRQQLARIMDRFQLQRTSTDFTSREYYSNIRKALVQGFFMQVAHLERTKHYQTIKDNQVVQLHPSTCLDHKPEWVIYNEFVLTTKNYIRTVTDVKPEWLLQIAPQYYELANFPLCEAKRQLELIAARMDSKQFQQGF; this is encoded by the exons ATGTCCAAACGGAGGATAGAGGTGATGGACCCGTTCATCAAGAAGCGACG GGAGGAGAAGGCAGCAGCGGAAGCGTCCGCTGGGGCTAGCTCGTCGAAGCAGGACTCGAGCGGAGCCGGCTCTTCCGGTGCTGGTTCTAGCAGCGCGCTTGCGAAGGTCCCGGCTGCGGCTGGGGAAGGCGGTGGAAAGAACCCCCTGAACGGGATGCCGTACTCGCAGAATTACTACAATCTGTACAAGAAGCGCATCACGCTACCCGTGTTCGAGTACAAGACGGACTTTATGAGGCTGCTGTCGGAGCATCAGTGTATTGTGCTGGTCGGTGAAACGGGATCCGGTAAAACGACGCAGATTCCGCAGTGGTGCGTTGAGTTTGCGTTGAAATCGAGCTCGAAGGGTGTCGCTTGTACGCAACCCCGTCGAGTGGCTGCCATGTCCGTGGCACAGCGTGTCTCGGAGGAGATGGACGTGATGCTGGGACAGGAAGTTGGTTATAGCATCCGTTTCGAGGACTGTTCCTCACCGAGAACGCTGCTCAAGTACATGACGGACGGTATGCTGCTGCGAGAGGGCATGAGCGATCCGATGCTGGAAGCCTATCAGGTCATTCTGCTCGATGAAGCTCACGAGCGTACGTTGGCCACGGATCTGCTGATGGGTGTGCTGAAGGAGGTGATCAGGCAGCGGAAGGATTTGAAGCTAGTGGTCATGTCGGCCACACTGGATGCCGGCAAGTTCCAGCAGTACTTTGACAATGCTCCACTGATGAACGTGCCCGGTCGTACGCACCCGGTCGAGATCTTTTACACGCCCGAACCcgaacgggactacctggaagCGGCAATCCGTACCGTCATTCAAATTCACATGTGCGAAGAGATCGAGGGCGATATTCTGATGTTTCTTACCGGCCAGGAGGAGATCGAGGAAGCGTGCAAGCGGGTAAAACGGGAAATCGATAATCTCGGACCGGACGTCGGCGAGCTGAAGTGCATTCCGCTCTACTCGACCCTTCCGCCGCACATGCAGCAGAAGATCTTCGAATCGGCGCCACCGAAACGGGCCAACGGTGCGATCGGTCGCAAGGTCGTCATCTCGACCAACATTGCGGAAACGTCGCTCACGATCgatggtgttgtgtttgtgatcgaTCCGGGGTTCAGCAAGCAGAAGGTCTACAATCCACGTATCCGTGTCGAGAGTTTGCTTGTGTCGCCGATCAGCAAAGCGTCGGCCCAGCAGCGTGCCGGTCGTGCCGGTCGTACGAGACCGGGCAAGTGCTTCCGGTTGTACACGGAGAAGGCATACAAAACGGAAATGCAGGACAACACGTATCCGGAAATTTTGCGTTCCAACCTGGGTACGGTGGTGTTGCAGTTGAAAAAGCTCGGTATCGACGATTTGGTGCACTTTGACTTTATGGATCCGCCGGCACCGGAAACGTTGATGCgcgcgctggagctgctgaaCTATCTGGCAGCcctcgacgatgatggcaatTTGACCGATCTGGGCGCTGTGATGGCCGAGTTTCCGCTCGATCCCCAGCTGGCTAAGATGTTAATCGCCAGCTGCCAGCATAATTGCTCCAATGAAATCCTCTCCATCACTGCAATGTTATCCG TTCCACAGTGTTTTGTGCGaccaaacgaaatgaaaaaagcgGCCGATGATGCAAAAATGCGTTTTGCCCACGTTGATGGCGACCATCTTACGCTGCTGAATGTGTATCATGCGTTCAAACAAA ATAATGAGGATCAGGCTTGGTGTTACGATAATTTTATCAACTATCGATCGCTTAAATCGGCTGACAACGTACGGCAGCAGCTTGCTCGCATCATGGATCGCTTCCAGCTGCAGCGCACAAGCACAGACTTTACGTCCCGGGAGTACTATTCCAATATTCGTAAGGCGCTCGTTCAGGGCTTCTTTATGCAG GTTGCGCATTTGGAACGCACGAAGCACTATCAAACGATAAAGGATAATcaggtggtgcagctgcatcCGTCCACCTGTCTCGATCACAAACCGGAATGGGTTATCTATAACGAGTTCGTGTTGACGACGAAAAACTACATCCGGACGGTGACTGATGTGAAGC CCGAATGGTTGCTTCAGATAGCACCACAGTACTACGAACTGGCCAACTTCCCGTTGTGCGAGGCCAAGCGCCAGCTCGAGTTGATAGCAGCCCGGATGGATTCGAAGCAGTTTCAGCAAGGCTTCTAA
- the LOC126577977 gene encoding grpE protein homolog, mitochondrial, with product MHRPKMALNLVLRLDSLRASASSTAISNISRTFAISHATKRHPVCGLMFGRQNAGSSYEIPRRTFSTEKDTARVEEPNENEKKLTAEMEELRKETTELTEKVKTLDDKYKRALAESENIRRRLTKQIEDAKQFGIQGFCKDLLEVADILGHATEAVPKEEVSDRNPHLKNLFEGLSMTRAQLNSVFRRHGLEPVNPLNEKFNPNLHEALFQQEVENVEPNTVVVVSKIGYKLHDRCIRPALVGVAKG from the exons ATGCATCGCCCAAAAATGGCTTTGAACCTGGTCCTTCGGCTGGACAGTTTACGTGCTTCCGCCAGTAGCACAGCGATCAGCAACATAAG TCGCACATTCGCGATTTCACATGCCACCAAGCGACATCCAGTATGCGGGTTAATGTTCGGCCGACAGAATGCAGGGTCCAGTTACGAGATTCCACGACGCACGTTCTCCACGGAGAAAGATACAGCACGTGTTGAGGAGccgaatgaaaatgaaaagaaactaACGGCGGAAATGGAGGAGCTACGCAAGGAGACGACAGAGCTAACGGAAAAGGTCAAAACGCTCGAT GACAAGTACAAGCGAGCACTCGCGGAGAGTGAAAACATCCGGCGAAGGTTGACGAAACAGATCGAAGACGCAAAACAGTTTGGCATTCAAGGGTTCTGCAAGGATTTGCTCGAGGTGGCCGACATTCTAGGTCACGCAACGGAAGCGGTACCCAAGGAGGAG GTATCGGACCGAAATCCACATTTGAAGAATCTTTTCGAAGGCCTCTCGATGACACGCGCCCAACTGAACAGCGTGTTCCGGCGACATGGGCTCGAACCGGTTAATCCGTTGAACGAAAAGTTCAATCCTAATCTGCACGAGGCACTGTTCcagcaggaggtggagaaTGTCGAACCGAACACGGTGGTAGTCGTGAGCAAGATCGGTTACAAGTTACACGACCGTTGCATACGTCCCGCTCTGGTTGGCGTTGCGAAAGGATAA